From Pelomonas sp. SE-A7, a single genomic window includes:
- a CDS encoding peptide-N4-asparagine amidase: MERGMRRMGVGVALAACLIGLGGCGGGAGKDSGGAALPASDLAPLQAIQAINVGSTDPTHAEPALPRPGTTPCVVTLYQGLSFNDFNQRDFSYQPPALCQGAWAKVVLEADYSVTAGRQFDRTALIGLGGVNLYYGTTPQPTASLARSWKIERDVTEFAALLRTPQAGAAVLDTVVNATYTGVFTGSARLLFYPAVAGEPLPSQADQVLAFSAGASARPLAQQRPEGGYTRSFRFPLNTSRVYLDLIAQGQSSNEYWYACAPTELAAALGTCGDGAYREVQVLIDDQPAGLAPIFPWVFSGGHNPRLWLQTTGVQTLQLQPYRVDLSPFAPLLADGANHSVRIKVLNSRAWFNLVGSLLVYRDAGVERVTGQLTENSLKDLNDPSKISNQLKLPSGAAPSGLLQTLASRDYRIAGYQIGSRGREQVTVAQQTSFSNLQTYSATQLEVVQQTRVEDQTLVERGGKTQRATRSSSYPFRLLYVSEPLLQRIAVEQQFQRSQWLQDEQRRVFFSQVENAVTADIRAEAPAAGASAVQTQSTAQRFDYSDSALNCASRRLLSKDGKMVEARESARCATAPRPAWYLDPLGLRMDNELLLRLPLP; this comes from the coding sequence ATGGAGAGAGGGATGAGGCGCATGGGCGTCGGCGTGGCCCTGGCCGCTTGCCTGATTGGGCTGGGCGGTTGCGGTGGCGGCGCCGGCAAGGATTCGGGCGGTGCAGCCCTGCCGGCATCAGACCTGGCGCCGCTGCAGGCGATCCAGGCCATCAATGTGGGCAGCACCGATCCGACCCATGCCGAGCCGGCGCTGCCCAGGCCCGGGACCACGCCCTGCGTCGTGACGCTGTACCAGGGACTGAGCTTCAACGACTTCAACCAGCGCGACTTCAGCTACCAGCCGCCCGCGCTCTGCCAGGGTGCCTGGGCCAAGGTGGTGCTGGAAGCGGACTACAGCGTCACGGCCGGCCGGCAGTTCGACCGCACGGCCCTGATCGGCCTGGGCGGCGTCAACCTCTACTACGGCACCACGCCCCAGCCCACGGCCAGCCTGGCGCGCAGCTGGAAGATCGAGCGCGACGTGACCGAGTTCGCCGCCCTGCTGCGCACGCCGCAGGCCGGGGCCGCGGTGCTGGACACCGTGGTCAACGCGACCTACACAGGCGTCTTCACCGGCAGCGCGCGGCTGCTGTTCTATCCGGCCGTGGCGGGCGAGCCCCTGCCTTCGCAGGCCGACCAGGTGCTGGCCTTCAGCGCCGGCGCCTCGGCGCGGCCGCTGGCCCAGCAGCGGCCCGAGGGCGGCTACACCCGCAGCTTCCGCTTTCCGCTGAACACCTCGCGGGTCTACCTGGACCTGATCGCCCAGGGCCAGTCGAGCAACGAGTACTGGTACGCCTGCGCGCCGACCGAGCTGGCCGCGGCGCTGGGCACTTGCGGCGACGGCGCCTACCGCGAGGTCCAGGTGCTGATCGATGACCAGCCCGCCGGCCTGGCGCCCATCTTCCCCTGGGTCTTCAGCGGCGGCCACAACCCGCGCTTGTGGCTGCAGACCACCGGCGTGCAGACCTTGCAGCTGCAGCCCTACCGGGTCGACCTGTCGCCTTTCGCGCCGCTGCTGGCCGATGGCGCCAACCATTCGGTGCGCATCAAGGTCTTGAACTCGCGGGCCTGGTTCAACCTGGTCGGCAGCCTGCTCGTCTATCGCGACGCCGGCGTCGAGCGGGTCACCGGCCAGCTGACCGAGAACAGCCTGAAGGACCTCAACGACCCGAGCAAGATCAGCAACCAGCTCAAGCTGCCCAGCGGCGCGGCGCCCAGCGGCCTGCTGCAGACCCTGGCCAGCCGCGACTACCGGATAGCCGGCTACCAGATCGGCTCACGTGGCCGCGAGCAAGTTACCGTGGCCCAACAGACCAGCTTCAGCAACCTGCAGACCTATTCGGCCACGCAGCTGGAAGTCGTCCAGCAGACGCGGGTCGAGGACCAGACCCTGGTGGAGCGCGGCGGCAAGACGCAGCGTGCGACGCGCAGCAGCAGCTATCCGTTCCGCCTGCTCTATGTGAGCGAGCCCCTGCTGCAGCGCATCGCCGTCGAGCAGCAGTTCCAGCGCAGCCAGTGGCTGCAGGACGAGCAGCGCCGCGTCTTCTTCAGCCAGGTCGAGAACGCGGTCACGGCCGACATCCGCGCCGAGGCGCCGGCGGCCGGTGCGAGCGCGGTCCAGACCCAGAGCACGGCCCAGCGCTTCGACTACTCGGACAGCGCCTTGAACTGCGCGTCGCGCCGCCTGCTCAGCAAGGACGGCAAGATGGTCGAGGCCAGGGAGTCCGCGCGCTGCGCCACGGCGCCCAGGCCCGCCTGGTACCTGGACCCGCTGGGCCTGCGCATGGACAACGAGTTGCTGCTCAGGCTGCCTTTGCCCTGA
- a CDS encoding TRAP transporter large permease subunit: protein MSNAALGLTMLCLIVVVIMLGFPTAFTLMGLGMMFGFVAFYDPGTAWWNNHVFDLMVQRAYGAMNNDTLLSIPLFVLMGYVMERGALVDKMFHSVQLAFRRLPGSLAVTTLVICTFWGIASGLVGAVVVLMGVIAMRPMLNAGYDVRLASGVITAGGTLGILIPPSVMIIVYAAVAGQSVVKLYAAAMFPGFFLAFLYLVYVIGWALLNPKVAPQLPIEQQRAPISPWVAQLASDYSPRMLVALLKSLLAPGRARAAGIGYGRVVASLLRALVPVWLALVCLGTTWWYVTIYTQKVESNAPPAVTATVAEPRPAGGGLAEPPGASGGLQEPPGALKEPPGSSGVQEPPGAVKEPPGAAADTGLQRMGEVIDVPKPESVPQAFYTGFAISCALSLLLLAWYYWKFDAEQFEILRMLVSSVMPLGILTLVVLGVILFGITTATESAAVGAAGAFLMAFQAGTLNFQRIKEAVFLTAKTTAMVCWLFVGSALFSAVFALLGGQALVEQWVLKLDLTPLQFMLLSQAIIFVLGWPLEWTEIIVIFVPIFLPLLQHFGIDPMLWGTLVFVNLQAAFLSPPVAMSAFYLKGVSPPHVTLNQIFAGMMPYMLVVILCMVIMYVWPGMTLWLPGYLYGR, encoded by the coding sequence ATGAGCAATGCCGCGCTCGGCCTCACCATGCTGTGCCTGATCGTCGTCGTGATCATGCTGGGCTTCCCCACCGCCTTCACGCTGATGGGCCTCGGGATGATGTTCGGCTTCGTCGCCTTCTACGACCCTGGCACGGCCTGGTGGAACAACCATGTGTTCGACCTGATGGTGCAGCGTGCCTACGGGGCGATGAACAACGACACCCTGCTGTCGATTCCGCTGTTCGTCTTGATGGGCTACGTGATGGAGCGTGGCGCCCTGGTCGACAAGATGTTCCACAGCGTACAGCTGGCCTTCCGCCGCCTGCCCGGCTCGCTGGCCGTGACCACGCTGGTGATCTGCACCTTCTGGGGCATTGCCTCGGGCCTGGTGGGCGCCGTGGTGGTGCTGATGGGCGTGATCGCGATGCGGCCCATGCTCAACGCCGGCTACGACGTGCGCCTGGCTTCGGGCGTGATCACCGCCGGCGGCACGCTGGGCATCCTGATCCCGCCCTCGGTGATGATCATCGTCTACGCCGCGGTGGCCGGGCAGTCGGTGGTCAAGCTCTATGCGGCCGCCATGTTCCCGGGCTTCTTCCTGGCGTTTCTCTACCTGGTCTACGTGATCGGCTGGGCCCTGCTCAACCCCAAGGTCGCGCCGCAGCTGCCGATCGAGCAGCAGCGTGCGCCGATCTCGCCCTGGGTGGCACAGCTGGCGAGCGACTACTCGCCGCGCATGCTCGTGGCGCTCTTGAAGTCGCTGCTCGCACCAGGCCGCGCGCGCGCCGCGGGCATAGGCTACGGCCGGGTGGTCGCCAGCTTGTTGCGCGCCCTGGTGCCGGTCTGGCTGGCGCTCGTGTGCCTGGGCACGACCTGGTGGTACGTGACCATCTACACGCAGAAGGTCGAGTCCAATGCCCCGCCCGCGGTGACGGCCACGGTGGCCGAACCGCGCCCGGCCGGCGGCGGCCTGGCCGAGCCACCCGGCGCCTCGGGCGGTCTGCAGGAACCACCGGGCGCCCTGAAGGAGCCTCCCGGCAGCAGCGGCGTGCAGGAGCCTCCCGGTGCCGTGAAGGAGCCACCCGGTGCGGCCGCCGATACCGGCCTGCAGCGCATGGGCGAAGTGATCGACGTGCCCAAGCCCGAGTCGGTGCCCCAGGCCTTCTACACCGGCTTCGCCATCAGCTGCGCCCTGAGCCTGCTGCTGCTGGCCTGGTACTACTGGAAGTTCGACGCCGAGCAGTTCGAGATCCTGCGCATGCTCGTGTCCTCGGTGATGCCGCTGGGCATCCTGACGCTTGTGGTGCTGGGCGTGATCCTGTTCGGCATCACCACGGCCACCGAGTCGGCGGCGGTGGGCGCGGCCGGCGCCTTCCTGATGGCCTTCCAGGCCGGCACCCTGAATTTCCAGCGCATCAAGGAGGCGGTGTTCCTGACCGCCAAGACCACGGCCATGGTCTGCTGGCTGTTCGTCGGCTCGGCGCTGTTCTCGGCCGTGTTCGCCCTGCTCGGCGGCCAGGCCCTGGTCGAGCAATGGGTCTTGAAGCTGGACCTGACGCCGCTGCAGTTCATGCTGCTGTCGCAGGCCATCATCTTCGTGCTGGGCTGGCCGCTGGAATGGACCGAGATCATCGTGATCTTCGTGCCCATCTTCCTGCCGCTGCTGCAGCATTTCGGCATCGACCCGATGCTCTGGGGCACCCTGGTCTTCGTCAATCTGCAGGCGGCCTTCCTGAGCCCGCCGGTGGCGATGTCGGCCTTCTACCTGAAGGGTGTCAGCCCGCCGCATGTGACGCTGAACCAGATCTTCGCCGGCATGATGCCCTACATGCTGGTGGTGATCCTGTGCATGGTGATCATGTACGTGTGGCCCGGCATGACGCTGTGGCTGCCGGGCTATCTGTACGGCCGCTGA
- a CDS encoding TRAP transporter small permease subunit, with amino-acid sequence MTVQKLLHTADGISTWVGKAFSWLIVALMLLVVAEVFKRYALNMPTAWVFDASNMLYGTLFMMGGAYTLAHDGHVRGDFLYGSMKPRTQASLDCVLYLLFFLPGVCALTWSGWTYAGESLAIREHTFNATPLPVYPFKYIIPLAGAMVLMQGLSEILRCVVCIRSGQWPPRLKDAEEIDVVEQQLSASQHVDAEAAREAIEKAKDIDEAARQRLGG; translated from the coding sequence ATGACGGTACAGAAGCTTCTGCACACCGCCGATGGCATCAGCACCTGGGTGGGCAAGGCCTTCTCCTGGCTGATCGTCGCGCTGATGCTGCTGGTGGTGGCCGAGGTGTTCAAGCGCTATGCCCTGAACATGCCCACGGCCTGGGTGTTCGACGCCAGCAACATGCTCTACGGCACGCTGTTCATGATGGGCGGTGCCTACACCCTGGCCCATGACGGCCATGTGCGCGGCGACTTCCTCTACGGCAGCATGAAGCCGCGCACCCAGGCCTCGCTGGACTGCGTGCTGTACCTGCTGTTCTTCCTGCCCGGCGTGTGTGCACTGACCTGGAGCGGCTGGACCTATGCCGGCGAATCGCTGGCGATCCGCGAGCACACCTTCAACGCGACGCCGCTGCCGGTCTATCCGTTCAAGTACATCATCCCGCTGGCCGGCGCCATGGTGCTGATGCAGGGCCTGTCGGAGATCCTGCGCTGCGTGGTCTGCATCCGCAGCGGGCAGTGGCCGCCGCGGCTCAAGGATGCCGAGGAGATCGACGTGGTCGAGCAGCAGCTGTCGGCCAGCCAGCACGTCGATGCCGAGGCCGCGCGCGAGGCGATAGAGAAGGCCAAGGACATTGACGAGGCGGCGCGCCAGCGCCTGGGGGGCTGA